A single genomic interval of Leptospira sp. WS60.C2 harbors:
- a CDS encoding protein kinase, producing the protein MANSFMNSTETLSQLVSDSLLGEKFPIAKLISKIETENNLEFRESLFNEIQAQKPNAKDGLTIGITGTPGAGKSSLLGELCRLFLDFAPDKKMAIVAIDPSSTISGGSILGDRTRVTLPRRDTRIYFRSQPSQLELGGLNPYTYHVIRFLRKIFDYVFVETVGIGQNEISISLISDLSFLVMQPLGGDQVQFMKSGIMEVPEAFIINKCDEESLANSSYYMLETTLEFIKDILPDQTLPPIFKTSVVKKKGIEELLQYILTYSKRKDKNTETITQLMQWIRSEYGRFGIGLWETMESKSWNQAVRLRSLSGMSKYNYETEERKFVSLIQKKLIQ; encoded by the coding sequence ATGGCAAACTCATTCATGAATTCCACAGAAACACTTTCACAATTGGTTTCAGATTCTCTGCTTGGTGAAAAGTTCCCCATTGCGAAACTCATTTCTAAAATCGAAACCGAAAACAATTTAGAATTTAGAGAATCCTTATTCAACGAAATCCAAGCGCAAAAACCAAATGCCAAAGATGGTTTGACCATTGGAATCACAGGTACTCCTGGCGCGGGGAAATCATCCTTACTCGGTGAACTCTGCCGACTGTTTTTGGACTTTGCTCCAGACAAAAAGATGGCAATTGTTGCCATTGACCCCTCTTCTACAATCAGTGGTGGTTCCATTCTTGGAGACCGAACGAGAGTCACCCTTCCCAGAAGGGACACGAGGATCTATTTTCGCTCCCAACCCTCACAACTCGAGTTAGGTGGGCTTAATCCATACACATATCATGTAATCCGTTTTTTAAGAAAAATTTTTGATTATGTTTTTGTGGAAACGGTAGGTATCGGCCAAAACGAAATCTCAATCTCTCTCATTTCTGATCTTTCCTTTCTTGTGATGCAACCTCTGGGTGGAGACCAAGTGCAATTTATGAAATCGGGGATCATGGAAGTACCAGAGGCATTTATCATCAACAAATGCGATGAAGAATCTCTCGCTAACTCAAGCTATTATATGCTAGAGACAACACTGGAATTTATCAAAGACATTCTCCCTGACCAAACGCTTCCTCCTATCTTCAAAACTTCCGTTGTGAAAAAGAAAGGGATCGAAGAACTCTTACAATATATCCTTACCTATTCCAAACGAAAAGATAAGAATACAGAAACCATCACACAACTAATGCAATGGATTCGCAGTGAATATGGCCGTTTTGGCATTGGCCTTTGGGAAACAATGGAGTCTAAGTCTTGGAACCAAGCCGTTCGGTTGCGTTCACTCAGTGGGATGTCAAAATACAATTACGAAACAGAAGAGCGCAAATTCGTTTCACTCATCCAAAAGAAACTGATCCAATAG
- a CDS encoding acyl-CoA thioesterase codes for MPRISIEIPKKLVFETSLSVRISDINFAGHLAHDAILTLTHECRARFFHSLGWTEINVEGKGIVVSDVAIVYKSEAFFPDDLHLELYVDQISKKSLDMVYVITHQKDGKEIARAKTAIVFFDYAERKPCPIPIPFLEVVQSKENG; via the coding sequence ATGCCAAGAATTAGCATTGAGATACCGAAAAAACTGGTATTCGAAACTTCGCTTAGTGTGAGGATTTCGGATATCAATTTTGCAGGCCACTTAGCGCATGACGCGATTTTAACGCTAACACATGAATGCAGAGCACGATTTTTTCATTCTCTCGGTTGGACCGAAATCAATGTAGAAGGGAAGGGGATTGTTGTTTCTGATGTTGCAATCGTGTACAAATCAGAAGCTTTTTTCCCTGATGACTTACATCTAGAGTTGTATGTAGATCAAATCTCTAAAAAATCTCTCGATATGGTGTATGTCATCACGCATCAAAAAGACGGAAAGGAAATTGCGCGTGCCAAAACTGCCATCGTCTTTTTTGATTATGCAGAACGAAAGCCTTGTCCTATTCCAATTCCGTTTTTAGAGGTAGTCCAATCGAAAGAAAATGGATAG
- a CDS encoding protein meaA: protein MSAEKKDYLLVDENGQGKPDKPWIFRTYAGHTNAKASNELYRKNLSKGQTGLSIAFDLPTQCGYSSDHEVSRPEIGKVGVPINSLEDFRILFDQIPIEEMNTSMTINGTSMWLLSLYVALAEERGVPLEKLNGTTQNDLIKEYLARGTYIYPPKDSMKIIVDMYEYCLHNIPKWNPSNICSYHLQEAGATPVQELSFALATAIAVLDAIKERNCFTADEFEQCVGRISFFVNAGIRFVEEMCKMRAFTEMWEEITRERYGVKNAKYRVFRYGVQVNSLGLTEEQPENNAWRILIEALGVTLSRNARCRALQLPAWNEALSLPRPWDQQWSLRLQQVLAYETDLLEYPDIFEGSKVIESKVKALKEEAKLEIQKILDMGGALVAIENGYMKSQLVKSQTERLSKINSNELVIVGKNKWTDGIKSPLMTDSDGGIFKVDPKSAEQTLGVLAEAKTRRNAELAKKSLEDLKQAAKEGKNLMPYSIACAKALVTTGEWADALREVYGEYNPPTGVEGQKLFLSDDKVATVRGKVDAFTKAHGHRPKIVVGKPGLDGHSNGAEMIAVSAKHSGFDVIYSGIRLSPEEIVQSAVEENANVIGLSILSGSHKEIAKQLFDELAHYKANIPVVIGGIIPESDFEELKKMGIREIFTPKDYDLMSIMNKIIDIISTEPVLV, encoded by the coding sequence ATGTCCGCCGAAAAAAAAGATTACCTTCTCGTTGACGAGAATGGACAGGGAAAACCTGACAAACCATGGATTTTTAGGACCTATGCAGGGCACACCAACGCAAAAGCCTCCAATGAGTTGTACAGAAAGAACCTTTCTAAAGGCCAAACAGGGCTTTCCATTGCATTTGATCTACCCACTCAATGTGGATATAGCTCTGACCACGAAGTTTCAAGGCCAGAGATCGGAAAAGTGGGAGTTCCCATCAACTCACTCGAAGACTTTCGTATCTTATTTGACCAAATTCCGATCGAAGAGATGAACACATCGATGACCATCAATGGAACATCCATGTGGCTCTTGTCTCTTTATGTGGCTCTTGCGGAAGAACGAGGAGTTCCTCTCGAAAAGTTAAACGGAACCACACAAAACGACCTCATCAAAGAATACTTGGCCCGTGGAACTTACATTTATCCACCAAAAGATTCGATGAAAATCATCGTGGATATGTATGAATACTGTCTCCACAACATTCCAAAGTGGAACCCTTCTAACATCTGTTCTTACCACTTACAAGAAGCAGGTGCAACACCTGTTCAAGAACTTTCCTTTGCTCTTGCAACTGCGATTGCTGTGTTAGATGCCATCAAAGAAAGAAACTGCTTCACAGCCGATGAATTCGAACAGTGTGTGGGAAGGATTTCTTTCTTTGTCAACGCAGGGATTCGATTTGTGGAAGAGATGTGCAAAATGCGCGCGTTCACCGAAATGTGGGAAGAAATCACAAGAGAACGTTACGGTGTCAAAAATGCAAAGTACAGAGTGTTCCGATATGGAGTGCAAGTGAACTCCCTTGGTCTCACAGAAGAACAACCAGAAAACAATGCTTGGAGAATTCTCATTGAAGCATTAGGTGTGACTTTATCTCGAAATGCAAGATGCCGTGCGCTTCAGTTACCAGCTTGGAATGAAGCTCTCTCTCTTCCAAGACCTTGGGACCAACAATGGTCACTCCGTTTGCAACAAGTCCTGGCCTATGAAACGGACCTATTAGAATATCCTGATATTTTTGAAGGATCAAAAGTCATTGAATCAAAAGTAAAAGCCCTAAAAGAAGAAGCAAAATTGGAAATCCAAAAGATTCTCGATATGGGTGGAGCACTTGTTGCCATCGAAAACGGTTACATGAAATCACAACTTGTGAAATCACAAACCGAAAGACTTTCCAAAATCAATTCTAATGAACTTGTGATCGTTGGTAAAAACAAATGGACTGATGGAATCAAATCACCACTTATGACTGACTCTGATGGTGGTATCTTCAAAGTAGATCCAAAATCAGCAGAACAAACATTAGGTGTATTAGCAGAAGCCAAAACTCGACGAAATGCAGAACTTGCCAAAAAATCCTTAGAGGATTTAAAACAAGCCGCAAAAGAAGGGAAAAATCTAATGCCTTACTCCATCGCTTGCGCCAAAGCACTTGTGACAACGGGAGAATGGGCGGATGCACTCCGTGAAGTTTACGGTGAATACAACCCACCGACTGGAGTAGAGGGACAAAAACTATTCCTCTCTGACGATAAAGTGGCAACCGTTCGCGGCAAGGTGGATGCATTCACAAAAGCGCATGGACATAGACCAAAAATTGTTGTGGGAAAACCAGGACTTGATGGTCACTCCAACGGGGCAGAGATGATTGCCGTATCGGCAAAACACAGTGGGTTTGATGTGATTTACTCAGGAATTCGACTTTCTCCTGAAGAAATTGTACAATCGGCGGTGGAAGAAAATGCAAATGTGATTGGACTTTCCATTCTTTCTGGTTCTCATAAAGAAATCGCAAAACAACTATTTGATGAACTTGCACACTACAAAGCAAACATTCCAGTTGTGATTGGAGGGATCATTCCAGAATCCGACTTTGAAGAACTGAAAAAAATGGGAATCCGCGAGATCTTTACTCCAAAAGATTATGATTTGATGTCGATTATGAATAAAATCATCGATATCATTTCGACAGAACCTGTTCTCGTTTAA